Genomic DNA from Paenibacillus borealis:
ACAAACGTTAATTTATTGCGGTCTAACCGGAGGAATCAGCATGAATCTTGTGAAATTACAAATTGTAGTCCTGATTGAAAAATATAAAAAGGTAACGGACGTAGCCGCTGAAATGGGACTTAAGCAGCCGACCGTTTCCTTCCATATGAAGAGTCTCGAGAGTGAGCTTGGTGCTTCACTTTTCCAGTTCCGGAGCGGCCGGGTGCTGCTGACGGATGCCGGACGGGCGCTGTATCAATATGCAGTGCGGATTGTATCCCTTACAGCAGAAGCAGAGCGGACTGTTAAGCAGTTCACGTCACTGGCCTCAGGGAACCTGGAGCTTACAGCAAGTGATATCCCCGGTAATTATCTTGTGCCTAAACTGCTGTCCCAATTCACCGGTCTGCATGACGGTATTGATGTGTTTCTGTCCATCCTGCCGGATGATGCTGTCAGGGAGCGTCTGCGGAGCCGGGAAATCCAGCTGGCTGTGCTGCACAGCGCGGACGGACAAGATGATTCCTTCCATACTCAAGTGATTGCCAGAGATGAAACGGTGCTGGTCTTTGCGCCTGGACATCCCTTTGCCGGAGCAGAGGAAATTACCGTGGAAGCGGCAGCACGAGAACCCTGGGTACAGCATGAAGCCGCCTCGTTCCTCCGCGGAATAGCCGACAAGTGGACGCAGCTGAATCATGTAAAAGTGTGGAACCATGCCGTACTCGGCTCACCGGAGGCGGTCAAACGTATGATTAGCGGAGGAGGGATGGTCGGAGTATTCTCCAAATCGGGGATTGAGGCTGAGGTGGCAGCCGGAATTCTAAGCTATGCCCCGCTACCGGGACTTCATCCCGGCGATGGCGCATTTGT
This window encodes:
- a CDS encoding LysR family transcriptional regulator, which encodes MNLVKLQIVVLIEKYKKVTDVAAEMGLKQPTVSFHMKSLESELGASLFQFRSGRVLLTDAGRALYQYAVRIVSLTAEAERTVKQFTSLASGNLELTASDIPGNYLVPKLLSQFTGLHDGIDVFLSILPDDAVRERLRSREIQLAVLHSADGQDDSFHTQVIARDETVLVFAPGHPFAGAEEITVEAAAREPWVQHEAASFLRGIADKWTQLNHVKVWNHAVLGSPEAVKRMISGGGMVGVFSKSGIEAEVAAGILSYAPLPGLHPGDGAFVLAWRKDYTLSPLQKAFAGMAGGVGIQEEN